The nucleotide window TGGCGTTTTTCGACGCTTAAAGAGGCGGTAGAAACAGGTGATTAGAGAAAGAGATGAAGAAGGGAAAGATGTAATGAAAGAGTAAAGTTCTTTACTCAAAGGAATAGGCTCATATTTATAGAAGGGCAACGATGGTTCGGCGGCGCTAGTGGCCAACCAGTACTGGCATGCATTCAATGTTTTGGGGAAGCGGACTGACGGGATGTTTCAGTCACTTCGAACGCCTGCATCACGGAATGATGTCATCACTAAAGACTCTGGGAAAACGAGGATCAAATTGTTTCTTATCAtcttactctaagaaacgcggggactatctgtatacggtcaagaTCGTATGCCTTCGATCTATATAATCGAGAGGTCGTCCGAAGTTTGAGTCCGGGCAAGATCGAGTTCGAGCTCGAGGGACCAGACTCAAGTTCGAAGACAGAGCACGATACATACCGAGGCCGAGTGTGCTCGACCCTGGAATAATATCGTTATGGATTTGTAACAGAATGAgctagattcctgccacgtccccaagatTGTGGCGCAAATCCCGGAATAGGATTGTACGATTTCGTACTTGGCGGTTAGACATCTataccaagaatattccttattataaatagaaatataccttatttaggggttcccctattatataaaggggaccccaatcatttgtaacatcaTCTAATCATTTGACAAAAAATATACTCTCTACCTTTTTGCCTACTGTTCATTAGAATTGTCCTTAGCTCTACTGCTCTTACTTTACTTTTCTTGCCTAATTATTCTTATTGTTCTAAACTCACCTCGAAGTCGCTAAGCTCGAGGTCACTGTTGTtgagtaacattggtttgattcatttatttcttttatttctattttatatttcttgattattaattgatATTGTACTAAATCAAATATCTTTAAAACTACtgattaaatttaattattactcgTATATTCGAGGTAAACAATTGTAACGTGCAGATTTTTGCCATATTAAtgattttttctataaaaaaataatactatATAAACAGAAAAGGGAGATGTTGACAAACATGTACCCCCACTACTACATAGACTAAAGTTAGatataaaaatataaacaaacaaacaaacataaaGGAAGATCAAGATATTGGCAAAAGCCAACATGGATACCCCACTATTACGTGCACCACAAACTGGCACCAATCAGTGCCACAAGTGCAAACAGACATATTATTAATTGTACCTTAATGATCAAATAAGATTATTTTCTGACCAACAGTAAGAGAATAATTATGAATACAGTGAGTCTAAATATTTATTGAAGATAATAAAgtacctatttttttttttgggcataAAAGATGTAGGAGTAAAATGTTTAGTAGGCGTTTGGgcataaaattataatttttgaaaaaatagtatttggagttaaattaaagaatgatatttgaaatttgaaattctgTTTGGCTAagcattttacttgaaaaaatattatagttttgtgagtagaaaaaaaaattctgaaaaagAGATCAAAATTACTTTTTGGTTTTTAAAAAactcattttcgaatttttttcaaaaacttataAATTTTATAGACAaacacatttaaaaaaaaaatttgaaagaaaaaaaaattataaacaaaCGGGGCCTTAATTACTACACTTACATTTTCACCTTGACTCTTCTTTCGTGTGAACGCTGACTAGTGTTGTCATGACTCATCGTGGCTCATCTTTTGGTAAAGATCGATATTTCATTAAATAACGAATATACTATGTTTACATTTGTAATTGCAGTGGTTTATACTACAGGGAAGCGGGATGGGCAGCACCTAGTGTTCTCCAATCAATTATTGAAGATATTAAAATTTAATATACTTATTACAATCGCATATATGAAcatgcgttgcacgttaataataaAACGCGATGGTTTAAACATTTAAATTATCTAAAAGCCGAAAAATAttatcatattaaaataatacgtgaattcaaaataaaaggaCATTATCAGAACTTCGACAGTTGAACAATTTAGTCATATTAGATAATTACGTATTATAATTTAAAAGTATTTGATGTGATGGTATCTTACTGAACACTTCTTTGTAGatgatatttttttgtatatgttttctTCTAATGTTTTGGTTGCTCTGTcataaccagaactcttgttgtcgatattgatatcCCTTTTGAAAGTACAACATATAGTTGTCCGTTCAAGAAAATATATTGCGAAAAAaaatagtccaatatttaggatctttgtctttatgctttatttaatataattgcaaaatacaaatatatcatacaaatttaaaaggacattctttagtttcggaagacgaaagttgaatatGGGGATACAAATATACTTAAAAgtacattgaccagtatcattaTTTTTGCATATATGATGTTATTCTCAAAACttctactccctccgttccaatgtATGTAAACCTATTTCCTATTTGGtccgtttaaaaaagaatgacccttttctaaatttgaaaataatttagcttaaacttttaattctagccttaatgagaaacttttacaGTCACACAAATACTTTGGACCCCTTTTTGATTTATTTAGGatcacaaattctaaaaattttaattttttttaaattccatGTTCAATCAAACAAGTTCACAAATACCAAAtatgtgctattacataagctattcgaaCAAACTGGGCGTTAGTTATTACTACACTTACATTTTCACCTGACTCTTCTTTCGTGTGAACGCAGACTATCGTTGTCATGACTCATCGTGCATTCGTGCCTCATCTTTTAGTAAAGCTATTTTGGATGATCAAAGATGTGTTTGGACTTAGTACTTTTGTAAATACAGGATAAGGATTAACGAAGatattttatattaaataatGAATAGATttagaggcggatctaggatttaaaCTCTATGAGTTCAATTTTTAATGTCTTTAGTATTGAACTCATAGTATatatttaaagttatgagttcatatccACTATTTTTCGTAATTTTAAtagatttttacatataaatttatgttTCGCGTTGAAAGTATTGGATTCAATTGAACCCGGTACTCGCTTGCTGCATCCGCCCCGAATAGACTATGTTTACATTTGTAATTGTAGTGGATGtagtataaaaaattatttattttattgtagTATTAAAATAAGTGCATAACTATTGCCACATATACATGTGGTGTAGATCCATCTTTGATTACAAAAAAGAGttgtttcaattatcaataaaataaaagttgTTCGGTAATTAGCGAACTTTCTCTTCCTTTTATATTCTTACTCATGGTGTAAACTCTCGCTTTACGTTTTTGTCTCTTAGTACACCGCAACCAACTTTAAATTCAACAGTGAAGTATCAAATTATATTCGAAAAACTCACGTGTTCATAACATTTTCTTTTACATTTTATTGCAATAtatggtcgtttttggagctattCATAAATTATTTTGGAGTTTGGAAATGCCAGTATTCATGCAAAACGTCAGTCAGTACGTGTAAACTCTCCCTTCCATTTTCACGTTACAAATTTTGGAGTATCAAGGCCAATTTACCTAATTTGTTTTGTGCAAATTGGAACAGAATTCTTCacaatttttggaaataaattatttattgaaAGATTACATAAAAGCACTACAAATTACCGttattaataattcaaaataacaTTATAATGATTGAAAAATTCCGCTTTGACTTTTCAAATAGTAATAGTGTCAGATAAAATATAATACAATAGATGAAATGTTTAGTATAGCTTACTCAATCTATTGCATAACATGCGGGTTCAGAAGAGCATCAAATATGCAcggattttttttacttttagccCGCACCAATTTATATTTGATAGCTGAAAAAGTGTATAGAAtataataatttttgtatataacatataaaatgtatatatatacaaaatatatatatatatatatatatatatatatatattttcgactattgctttaaaaaaaactatacaatgtcattttcctcGCATTAAATTTTTGCATTCGAACCCTTTTAAGTTTAAACTTCCGAAGTTCTTTCTTAAGAGTAGTGGAGTAGTAGGACAAATAAATATGGATAAGATCTGGGTAGGGTCCAAAAGTAAGATTTTGCAATTTGCAGAGGAACCCACAATCTTTTTTTATCGTCAAAAGAGGCCCACACTATAATTCGTAAAGGAAAGCTCCACTTATTATCTCCCTTTATTTACTTTCGGGCAATTTTTGCTGCATACGTATCTCCAACTTCCACCACCCACATGGGGATTAGATTTTAGGATTCCAAATGTAACTTACAACTCTATTGTTAAATCATGCGGGTGGTTAATATTCGGGATGGGCATAGTGGGATTTTAGCATAACTTCTGACAAGACAATGAAATAGCTCATCTCTTGGCAAAGCATGCGACTAACCTTATTGTTTCTTATAAAAGGTGTCTTTTGCCTATTCCTCCACCCAATGTCATGGCCAGGATTTTGTCGGACAAGGTAGGAAATATTTATGTTAAAACTATCTCTATTAATGCCTCTTAGCCATGTAGTTAAAGTTGGTAATCAGCATGCAATGCATGGATTATCATCCTATTGTAGTGATCCCTAGGATCATAACTACTGTATACTTTAacttttattaaataaaattgtccagtttatcaacaataaaagaaatccaCAACCCGATTTAACACATTGGAAGTGACATGGCTGTTATGCAAGATTTGAAATATCATAAGAAATCGATAAATATTCCATTTAaactattttatattttaaacatTATTTAATTTTATGTAAGTATCACGAAAGAcgccaaaataatatttttaacaaaaaagtCACTCAATATTGTCTAAATATCATAGTATAAAGTCAGTGAGAGGAAACAAATGAGATATTTTATGTAATACTTAGACAAAATTGTGtgaatattataatttttttatgacTTCATTGTACTTAGATGAAGTAGAGTGACTTTTTTTTTGTTGCATGAATAATTTAGTAATTTGATATGTAAAATAAAAGTTGAGTGGCCATTCTTAAATTTATTGCAAGGTCAGAAAACTACAAGTTTACCACAATATAGTTTGCTTCCGCCTGCTTGCCCCCTCACCCAAACACCAATATAAAGTCGACGGATCCCAACTCAAAAAATTATATCAATGTGGCCAAGAGGGCAATTTATGTATATGGACTGAATATCTGTGAAGGAAATTAGAAAGAAGAATGATGTATGAAATTTTCTATGTAATTCAGCTTGATTATTCTCTGTACAGATCGTTCCTTTATACAAATAGAAAAGAATTTATGTATAACCACCTATACAACTGTCCCTATACTATTGGTAAAAGAATAGCAAACTATGAGatcaagacaaaaataaaaaatccctATTTACAATCAAATACATAAAGAATCTTCTATTAGTAATCATAAAGACCAAGCAAATGTCTGGGCCCAAGTACTCACCAAGAGCAACTCACCAAGAGCAGTCCACTTCATCATAGGTCCAGTAACAAATGCCCAATTTAGAGCATTGTATCTTTGTTCAGACATAACCTGGTCTGAAGAAGCATTCCAACATTAACCTTTCTTTGAACTTTTGTAACTCATGGGAGGAGATTTTTCTCCGGCAACACCCCATGCAAGTTGGACACCGGTGATCGGACACCCAACTTGTACAAAAAGGAACGATGAAGAGGCCCAGCAAgtgccttagtgaacagatccgCCAGCTGAGAAGAAGAGGGAACAAAAGACAATGAAATTAATCCATCAAGAAGCTTTTCATGAACAAAATGACAATCAAGCTCTATGTGCTTGGTTCGTTCGTGAAAGACAGGATTTTATGCGATATGAATCGCTGCCTGATTATCACAGTGAAACGACACTGGCAAAGATGGTGAAATGGTTAGATCTTGGAGAAGGCGAACAATCCAAGTAATCTCTGCAACAAGGCGGCACATCGATCTATACTCTGCCTCTGCCGAAGAAAGAGCAACAACAAGTTGTTTTTTAGATTTCCAGGATATTGGGGATCCGCCTAGACTTAAGAAAAAACCATTAACGGATCGCCGAGTATCAGAACATGCGGCCCAATCGGAATCACAATAAGCCAAAATCTGATAAGAAGAGTCAGGACTCATAAATAATTCAAGACCATGATCTCTGCTTAAATATCTTAAAGTGTGAAAAGCAGCGTCCAAATGTCCAAAACATGGAGATTGCATGTATTGACTAAGGGTCTGAATGGTAAATGAGAGGTCAGGGCGTGTATTGGTTAAAAATTCAATTTCCCCAAGAGTCATATGTAGATAAGAGGATCCGGAAGTGGAGTTCCACATGTACCAAAAAGTTTGAGAATCAGGTTCAAAGGTGTAGAGACAGGACGTGAATCAAGGCAATTGAACTCCGAAAGAAGCTCCAAAGCAAATTTTTGTTGGGTAATCATCAAACCTCCATTCTCTGTAATCAACTCCATGCCCAAAAAATAGTGTGCTTCTCCTAAGTACTTAATTCGAAATTCAGAGTCTAAAAAAGATTTGATCTCACTGATCTCTTGCTTGTGATTCCCAGTAATAAGAATGTCATCAACGTACACAGCAAGTATAGTAACCAGATTCCCCGTGATTTTGAAGAAAAGGGAGTAGTCGTTGAGAGAACAAAGGAGTCCTCTTGTAGCCAAAGCTGAAGATAAAGGAGCATACCATTGGCGAGATGCCTGTTTGAGCCCGTACAAGGATTTGCGTAGTCGACATACGTGAGAGGTATAAGGAGGGCTCATACCAGGAGGGAACCACATATAAACTTCTTCATCAAGATCGCCGTGAAGAAACGCATTATTGACATCAAGCTGGTACAATGTCCAACCTTTCTTTATTGCAACAGAAAGAATATATCTTATAGTTGTCATTTTTACTACGGGAGAAAATGTCTTTGTATAGTCAATCCCTTCCTTTTGAATATCCCCTCATATTACCAATCTAGCTTTCAATCATTCTAAAGATCCATCTGACTTTAATTTCACTTTGTAAACCCATTTGTAGGGCAGGGCCTTCCTCCTAGCGGACAACTCAACCACATCCCAGGTTCGATTGGAAACAAGAGCCTCAAAGCCATTGCAGCTCTCCAGCCAGGATGCATTATGACTTGTTGGTAAGAGGTAGGTTAATTGATTTAGCAAATAGAGTTAATTAGTGTTTGGTTCTTTGAGGTTATTGCTGAGAAAGAAGAACAATGTAAAGGGAGTAAAGAGGGGTTAGGAGAAAAAACTGAATAAGCAGTAGAACATATATAATCAGATAAATAGGTTGGATGATTGTGTTCCCTTTGAGATCTGCGCAGCAAAGGCTCTTGTTCTGGTGATAACACTGCAAGAGACTCACTAGTACCAGGAGATGTGTGAAATGTACCTGAAATATCAGTAGATGTAGGAGAAAAAGAAGGAGAATAAACATAGGGACTAAGAGGTTCTGGAGAATAAACATAGGGACTAAGAGGTTCTGGTAAAGATGATGAAGTTGTATGCTTAGGTGTTGGTGGGTGTGACTCATCTGCAGGAGAAAAAGTGGCAGGAAACAATTTAGACATTGGAGTGGAGTAGGAGAAAAGAAAGATGTCCTCGATAAACTTGATGTACCTAGAGATAACAATTTGATTAGATTGTAGAGTGAGAACCTTATACCCCTTCTTTCCAAATGGATATCCCAAAAGAATTCCTGGAACAGGTCTAGGACTCAGCTTATCTCTGTTTCTAGCAAGTGTTGATACAAAGCAAAGACATCCAAAAGGCTTAAGATGCTCATAGTCAAGGTTAGAACCAAATAGAACCTCATAAGGTGATTTGTGATGCAAAACTTTAGAGGAAAATCTGTTAATCAAATGGGTTGCAGTAAGTAGGCATTCTCTCCAGTACCTTTTAGGTGCATGAGACTGAAATAATAGAGCCCTACATGTTTCTAATATGTGTCTATGTTTGCGCTCGaccacaccattttgttgtggtgtagcgACGCATGAAGTTTGGTGAATTATCCCTTGGGAATGAAAATATTCAGTGGTGAGGTTTCCTGATCTCAACTCAAAAGTATTGTCTGACCTGGTCACCTTAACTCTAGTGGAAAACTGTCGCTCAACAAGAGAAATAAAGGATTTTAGAGTAGGGAAGGTATTTGATTTAGTACAAAGTAGGAAAGTCCAAGTGCTTCTTGAGAAGTCATCAATAATAGTTAAAAAATATCTTTCTCCTTTATAAGTTGGAGTTTTATAGGGTCCCCAAGTATCTATATGAATTAAGTCAAAACAATTCTTTGAAGTAGTGAAACTCTTGGGAAAACATGGCTTAGATTGCCTTGCCATGGGGCAGATCTCATAAGGAAAATCAATTTTATCATTGAGTGTTATTGGTAAACCTTTGATATTTTTCATAGCATGAAATGGTAAATGCCCTAATCTCTTATGCCAAAGAAGTGTAGAATCAGAAGCAGAATAAGCTGAAATATTTTGATTAATATTAGCACAAGATTTCTTTGTACAATCTTGACTCAATAGACTTAGGGAAGAATCCCTTTGACAAACTGACTTCGAACAAGAAATAGAATTAGACAAACTAGACCTAGACTCATGACTGGAATTAAAAAAGGCTGGAAACAGTGGTTTCTGGGAAATGAGATCCATTTGGGCAGTGTTATCTCTTATCACATAGAGCCCTGCTGCAGCTTCACCAAGAACTTGTTCCCTCTTCAAAAAAGGGGCATGTATGGAACAATCAGATTTAGAAAAAATTAGCTTGCGATCAAATTATGTACAAAGCTAAGAAACTGATAAGAGATTGTGTTTAAATGCATAGACAAGAAGCACATTGTACAACTCAAAATCTGGAGTGAGATAGAGGCTTCCCACATAGAAAACTTTTACCTTATATAAGTTGGATAGACTGACTAAAACAGGACATGCTAACTCTAAAACATTATGTAACATGGATCTTTCAAAAGTCATGTGCTGTGAAGCACCGAAATCAATAATCCAAGTAAGGTGGGTTAATTTAGAATAAAAGGAAGTATAGACATGACAACCATAATGCATACCAGCCAGATTTACACTGGAAATGACCTCTGAATTGTTGGTTCCAGGTCCTCTTTGCATCGACTGGAACATCTGGATAAGCTGGTCACATTGCTCTTTGGTGAATCCCTCACTGCTGACAAGTGTTGACACAGAATTGGCTGCCACTCCATTGGTAATTTCCTGCTCAGTAGCTGCTGCATTAACCTGTTGATTCCCAAAGTTTCCCTTCCTTGGCTTATTAAACTTAAAGTGTGAAGGGTAGCCAATAAGTTTGTAGCAGTTTTCTTTAACATGCCCTGATTTTCTGCAGTATTTGCAATACTGATCTGATTTCTTAATTTCAAGGTTACCATAATTTGGTGTCTTGTATTCTGTTGTATTCCTTGGTGGATTCCATCTTTGCCCAGTGGTAAAAAAAGCAGAAGAATCAGAGGTAAGAACATTGTTAGAGTGTACCTCTCTTTGTGATTCCTCGTGTAAAATGATAGAGTATGCTTGAGCAGTAGTGGGCAGAGGTtttatcatcaatatattttcCCTCACTCCAGTGTACACATCATTAAGTCCCATTAAAAACTGTATTAGTTGTTGATCTTCATTCATTTTAATATTATGAAAGTATTGAGTAATTTCTACTCACAACTGCAGATCATAAAAGTATTGAGTAATTTCAGTTGATCCCAAATTCTCTTAAGCTTGGTGAAATAACATGCTACATCTGCAGTCCATTGACCTAATAGTATTAAGCTCTCTTTTCAGCTGAAAGAGCTTAGTTCCATTTGCTTGGCCATATCTCTGCTCGAGTTCATTCCAAAACTCTTTAGCAGTTTGAGAGGAGATCACACTTTCAGCAATATCTCTGCTAAGAGAATTCAGCAACCAGACAATCACTATGTCATTGGTTCTCTTCCACTGTGCCTGCTAGGGTGAATCTAGATCTGGACTTGGACATGATCTAGTGATAAATTCCAGCTTATTTTTTGTTGTGAGAGAGAGAGATCAGTACTCCTCTGCGCCAGTTACCATAACAGGAGCCATCGAAGGTTACATTAAGGAGGTTCATTCCGTGACTATCTGATGGAGATAGGAAATAAAGATGACATGAATCTATTTGCTGAGAAGGAGTGAGTGCAGATTTAGAGGTATCTGCTGACTGAGGAGTAACGAGATCAATCACAGCCTCTACCATGATTGTAGATGAAGTTGaaataagaaattaaaaaaaaatgtaaaagctTTCAAagatgctctgataccataaagaaaattagaaaaaagaTTGATGTATGAAATTTTATGTGTATTCAGCTTGATTATTCTCTGTACAGATCGTTTCTTTATACAAATAGAAAAGAATCTATGTATAACCACATATACGATTGTCCCTATACTATTGGTAAAAGAATAACAAATTATGAGATAAAGACAAAAATAAGAAATCCCTATTTACAATCAAATACATAGAGAATCTTCTAGTAGTAATCATAAAGACCAAGTAAAGGTCTGGGCCCAAAAGTGAGTCCAAGTGCGTCTGGGCCCAAGTACTCC belongs to Nicotiana tabacum cultivar K326 chromosome 6, ASM71507v2, whole genome shotgun sequence and includes:
- the LOC107788259 gene encoding uncharacterized protein LOC107788259, which codes for MHYDLLVRGPLCIDWNIWISWSHCSLVNPSLLTSVDTELAATPLVTIIWCLVFCCIPWWIPSLPSGKKSRRIRAERA